One segment of Fructilactobacillus hinvesii DNA contains the following:
- a CDS encoding NAD-dependent protein deacylase, translated as MENFAALQAQVDSAQHIVFLTGAGVSTPSGIPDYRSKSGLYTTGNTNRPTEYYLSHDCLVNEPAVFYQFVMKNLYYPDAQPNVIQKKQAAFTNANRAAIVTQNIDNLYEAAGASHLHEFHGNLYRIYCQKCGAVVDYQTYAQSMYHQQDGGILRPDVVLYGEGINPDVVEASVNAVMNADLILIVGTSMRVYPFAGLLDYRQPNVPVVVINQEHLDLPGANTQYQLDASEVFDRLQVNPNHD; from the coding sequence GTGGAAAATTTTGCAGCATTACAAGCTCAGGTTGATAGCGCCCAGCACATAGTTTTTTTAACGGGAGCTGGAGTTTCCACTCCCTCGGGGATTCCGGATTATCGTTCCAAATCGGGACTGTACACTACCGGAAATACCAACCGGCCGACCGAGTATTACCTCAGCCATGACTGCTTGGTCAACGAGCCAGCGGTTTTTTACCAGTTTGTGATGAAAAATCTGTACTATCCCGATGCCCAACCGAACGTAATTCAAAAGAAGCAAGCGGCCTTTACGAACGCCAACCGGGCTGCCATTGTAACCCAAAACATCGATAACCTATACGAAGCCGCGGGCGCAAGCCATCTGCACGAATTTCACGGGAATCTCTATCGGATTTACTGCCAGAAGTGTGGAGCGGTGGTGGACTACCAGACCTACGCGCAGAGCATGTACCACCAGCAAGACGGGGGCATTCTTCGTCCCGATGTGGTTCTGTACGGTGAGGGCATTAATCCAGATGTTGTCGAAGCCAGCGTGAACGCGGTAATGAACGCCGATTTAATTTTAATTGTCGGAACCTCGATGCGGGTCTACCCGTTTGCCGGCTTACTTGATTACCGACAGCCTAACGTGCCCGTGGTGGTAATTAACCAGGAACACCTTGATTTGCCGGGAGCAAACACCCAGTATCAGTTAGATGCAAGTGAGGTATTTGACCGCTTGCAGGTGAACCCTAACCATGATTAA